The genomic window CGGCCGGCGTGACGCAGTCCTCGCACAGATTCGAGGCCGATGGCGCGGCGGGAGCGTTCGCGGCTCCGTGGCGACTCCGTCGCCCGGAGTCTCGAAGGCGGTGAAGCGAAGAACGTCGCCGCGGGCGCGGACTTCGAAGGCCCGCTCGTGGACTGGGCGCACCGGATCGACTCCCAGACGCTCGGCCGCCCCGGTGGGCAGCAGTTCCTGTTCGACTCGGTCCGCGTGAACGTCTCGCTCCCACCTGCGACGTTCGCGAAGCCGGCGGGCGGAGGGTCGGCACCCGGGAGGTGAGGAAGGCGACGAGGTCGCCTCCTATCGGCCGATCCGCTCCAGAATCCTGCAATACGCGTCCTGACTCTTGCGGAAGCTCTCGAGCCGGAAGTGCTCGTCGGGCGAGTGCGCCAGCTCGTCGTCCATGCCGAACGCGAGGTTGGCGGTATAGGCGCCGAGGTGGCGCTGGAACAGACTGCACACCGGAATCGATCCGCCGGTGCGCACGTAGTACGGCTCCTTGCCGTACATCTCGAGGAGCACCTCGCGCACCATGGCGTTGCCCTTCTCGTCCTCGGGCACCAGATACGGAAACGCACGGAACGGCAGCGGCGCCACGCTCGCGGTGACGCCGGGCGGCGTGTGCGACTCCACGTGGGCGATCAGGCACCCGATGATCCGCGACGGATCCTGATCGGCCACCAGCCGGCAGGTGATCTTCGCGTGCGCCTCGCTCGGCAGCACGGTCTTGATGCCCTCGCCCTGGAAGCCGCCCCAGATCCCGTTCACCTCAAGCGTGGGCCGCGCCCACACGCGCTCGCGCGCCGTGTAGCCCTTCTCGCCGAACAGCCCGGGCACACCGAGCGACTTGATCTCCTCGGCTTCGTCGTACGGAACCTTCGCGATCCGCTCGCGATCGAGCGGGGTGAGCGGCCGCACGTCATCGTAGAAACCGGCCACGCTGATGCGCCCGTCGGCGTCATGCATCGAGGCGATGAGTGACGCCAGCGCATGAATCGGGTTCTGCACCATGCCGCCGAACATGCCCGAGTGGAGATCGGCGCGCGCCGCCTTCACGTCGATCTGAACGCCGCAGCCGCCGCGCAATCCCACCAGCAGCAGCGGCTGCGTCGGGCTCCACTGGAAGCCGTCGGCGCTCAGCACCATGTCGCACACCAGCAGATCCTTGTGCTTGGGAACGAAGTCGCCGAGCTGCGGGCTGCCGATCTCTTCCTGGCCTTCGAAGAAGAACTTGAGATTGACGGGCAGCGCGCGCGTGGTCTTCAGCAGCGCTTCGACGGCGAGAATCGGCGCCAGCATGTTGCCCTTGTCGTCGGTGGCGCCGCGCGCGAACACCTTGCCGTCGCGCACCTCGGGCTCGAATGGCGGCTTGGTCCAGAGGTTCAGCGGATCGACGGGCTGAACGTCGAAGTGGCCGTAGATCATCACCGTCGGTTTGCCGGGCGCGTGCAGCCAGTCGGCGTAGACGACCGGATGGCCACCGGTGGGCAGGATCTGAACGTGCTCCATGCCCGCCGCGGTGACGCGCGCCGCTACCCACTCGGCGGCGCGTTTCACGTCGCCCGCGTGAGCCGAGATCGCCGAGATGCTCGGAATGCGCAGGAAGTCGAGCAGCTGTTCGAGGAAGCGCGGCTGGCTTTGGTCCAGGTAGCTCTTCCACGCCGTGGTGGCTTGCGGTTCCTTCTCGGAAATCGGAGTCATGTTCAATCCCTCGTGAGCAGCATCGCGCCGGCCATCCCTCCGGCCGCGCATGCGCTGATCAGGCCGCGACGCGCTTTGCGCCGCTGCATTTCGTACGCGAGCGTGGTGAGAATCCGCCCGCCGGTGGCCGACCACGGGTGACCGATCGCGACGGAGCCGCCGTTGACGTTGATGCGGCCCCAATCGACCGGCCCGGTCGGTGTGTCTTTCCAGCCTTTCTCCCACGACATCACGTTCGCGATCACCTGCGCGGCGAACGCCTCGTGGATCTCGATCAGATCGATGTCGGCGAGC from Candidatus Sulfotelmatobacter sp. includes these protein-coding regions:
- a CDS encoding dipeptidase, which translates into the protein MTPISEKEPQATTAWKSYLDQSQPRFLEQLLDFLRIPSISAISAHAGDVKRAAEWVAARVTAAGMEHVQILPTGGHPVVYADWLHAPGKPTVMIYGHFDVQPVDPLNLWTKPPFEPEVRDGKVFARGATDDKGNMLAPILAVEALLKTTRALPVNLKFFFEGQEEIGSPQLGDFVPKHKDLLVCDMVLSADGFQWSPTQPLLLVGLRGGCGVQIDVKAARADLHSGMFGGMVQNPIHALASLIASMHDADGRISVAGFYDDVRPLTPLDRERIAKVPYDEAEEIKSLGVPGLFGEKGYTARERVWARPTLEVNGIWGGFQGEGIKTVLPSEAHAKITCRLVADQDPSRIIGCLIAHVESHTPPGVTASVAPLPFRAFPYLVPEDEKGNAMVREVLLEMYGKEPYYVRTGGSIPVCSLFQRHLGAYTANLAFGMDDELAHSPDEHFRLESFRKSQDAYCRILERIGR